A genomic segment from Pseudokineococcus lusitanus encodes:
- a CDS encoding DUF6350 family protein — translation MTPPPDAPDSPDAPDPADDRDGPGRPGRPRGHDAGATPPPAVGPTTDDGEDDSVVVVTHDDAPDDDPDDADGDDTDDTAGDDAVEADDGATTSTADDAPAGAALARSSDRPASTTGSTPASRRAAAAAAERAPAVPVVTDDRGRTLLTSPVLIGLLAGAQAVLGSLLCVVAPVVATWLVAAQTGATWDDAVRVAADGWLLAHGTGLAVEGGRLGLWPLGLALVPLAWYVSAGRRTAVALEATHPAADARRDGLDGALLAAVAGVVVAAAALAAAVALVAGTPAVRPGLASALGGAALLSGLGAGLAMAAARLRLAGEGRSRGRGRTRAAGTAPRSLRGALADLVRLPRPARPAVGAGARALLWSLVGAAAVLVVSLGVGAGAVADLHRALDAGVVGGAVLLAGQLLLLPTALVWALSWVAGPGFAVGAGTSVGPGGTELGVLPALPLLGGLPQQGTGGGWLWVVLVLPVAAGAVASLRMRRACVAGVPEAAATTADGAPVPLWRRVGLDVARRARGAALRAPVVGLVAGGGAGALAAASSGPVGPGALAVVGPVWWQVALSLGGLVTLGALLTLLAPAPRRGTAEAAAPRDDVDGAGAAPAAAPVVPTGRPGARPAAVRAPRPGAPRPDARRRRRRPPAGRPAVGPGAGAGEPRG, via the coding sequence ATGACGCCGCCGCCCGACGCCCCCGACAGCCCCGACGCCCCCGACCCCGCGGACGACCGCGACGGCCCGGGGCGCCCCGGTCGACCCCGGGGGCACGACGCCGGCGCCACGCCGCCCCCCGCCGTCGGGCCGACGACGGACGACGGCGAGGACGACTCGGTCGTCGTCGTCACGCACGACGACGCCCCGGACGACGACCCGGACGACGCCGACGGCGACGACACGGACGACACGGCCGGCGACGACGCCGTCGAGGCGGACGACGGCGCGACGACGAGCACGGCCGACGACGCCCCCGCCGGCGCGGCCCTCGCCCGGTCGTCCGACCGCCCGGCGTCGACGACGGGGAGCACGCCGGCGTCCCGGCGCGCGGCGGCCGCCGCGGCCGAGCGGGCGCCGGCGGTGCCCGTCGTCACCGACGACCGCGGCCGGACCCTGCTCACCTCGCCCGTCCTCATCGGCCTGCTGGCCGGGGCGCAGGCCGTCCTCGGCTCCCTGCTCTGCGTCGTCGCCCCCGTCGTCGCGACGTGGCTCGTGGCCGCGCAGACGGGCGCCACGTGGGACGACGCCGTGCGGGTGGCCGCCGACGGCTGGCTGCTGGCCCACGGCACGGGCCTGGCCGTCGAGGGCGGGCGCCTCGGCCTGTGGCCGCTCGGCCTCGCCCTCGTCCCGCTGGCCTGGTACGTCTCCGCGGGCCGCCGGACGGCCGTCGCCCTCGAGGCCACGCACCCCGCGGCGGACGCCCGCCGGGACGGCCTGGACGGGGCGCTGCTCGCCGCGGTCGCGGGCGTCGTCGTGGCCGCCGCCGCGCTGGCCGCCGCGGTCGCCCTCGTCGCCGGGACGCCGGCCGTGCGCCCCGGCCTCGCGTCCGCGCTGGGCGGGGCCGCGCTGCTGTCGGGGCTCGGCGCGGGGCTCGCCATGGCCGCCGCCCGGCTCCGGCTCGCGGGCGAGGGCCGCTCGCGCGGGCGGGGCCGCACCAGGGCGGCCGGGACCGCCCCGCGGAGCCTGCGCGGGGCGCTCGCGGACCTCGTCCGCCTCCCGCGTCCCGCCCGTCCGGCCGTCGGCGCGGGGGCACGGGCCCTGCTGTGGTCGCTCGTCGGTGCCGCCGCGGTGCTCGTCGTCTCGCTCGGGGTGGGGGCCGGTGCCGTCGCCGACCTGCACCGGGCCCTCGACGCCGGCGTCGTCGGCGGGGCGGTGCTCCTCGCCGGTCAGCTGCTCCTGCTGCCCACCGCGCTCGTGTGGGCGCTGTCGTGGGTGGCCGGGCCCGGCTTCGCCGTCGGCGCCGGCACGTCGGTCGGCCCCGGTGGCACCGAGCTGGGCGTCCTGCCCGCCCTGCCCCTGCTCGGCGGCCTGCCGCAGCAGGGCACCGGCGGCGGGTGGCTCTGGGTGGTGCTCGTGCTGCCGGTCGCGGCGGGCGCCGTCGCGTCGCTGCGGATGCGGCGCGCGTGCGTGGCCGGCGTGCCCGAGGCCGCGGCCACGACCGCCGACGGCGCGCCCGTGCCCCTGTGGCGCCGCGTCGGGCTCGACGTCGCCCGCCGGGCCCGGGGGGCCGCCCTGCGCGCGCCCGTGGTGGGACTCGTCGCCGGCGGTGGTGCCGGCGCGCTCGCCGCGGCCTCGTCCGGCCCCGTGGGGCCGGGGGCGCTCGCGGTCGTCGGCCCCGTGTGGTGGCAGGTGGCCCTGTCGCTCGGCGGCCTCGTGACGCTGGGCGCGCTGCTGACGCTGCTCGCCCCGGCGCCCCGCCGCGGCACGGCCGAGGCCGCCGCGCCGCGCGACGACGTCGACGGCGCCGGCGCGGCGCCCGCCGCGGCCCCTGTCGTGCCGACCGGCCGGCCCGGCGCGCGGCCCGCGGCGGTGCGCGCCCCGCGCCCGGGGGCCCCGCGACCGGACGCGCGCCGACGGCGTCGTCGTCCCCCGGCCGGGCGTCCCGCGGTGGGACCCGGTGCCGGCGCGGGCGAGCCCCGCGGCTAG